The Methanocaldococcus jannaschii DSM 2661 genome has a segment encoding these proteins:
- a CDS encoding molybdopterin oxidoreductase family protein yields the protein MKVVHTICPGCSVGCGIDLIVKDDKVVGTYPYKRHPINEGKNCSNGKNSYKIIYHEKRLKKPLIKKNGKLVEATWDEALSFIAEKLKNYNADDITFIASGKCTNEDNYALKKLVDSLKAKIGHCICNSPKVNYAEVSTTIDDIENAKNIIIIGDVFSEHALIGRKVIKAKEKGSKVTIFNTEEKEILKLNADEFVKVDSYLGVDLSNVDKNTIIIINAPVNVDEIIKTAKENKAKVLPVAKHCNTVGATLIGIPALNKDEYFELLKNSKFLYIMGENPALVDKDVLKNVEFLVVQDIIMTETAEMADVVLPSTCWAEKDGTFINTDKRIQKINKAVNPPGDAMDDWLIIKSLAEKLGSDLGFNSLEDIQQDIHRNKLL from the coding sequence ATGAAAGTTGTTCATACTATCTGCCCAGGTTGTAGTGTTGGATGTGGAATTGATTTGATTGTTAAAGATGATAAAGTTGTTGGCACTTATCCATACAAGAGACATCCAATAAATGAAGGTAAAAACTGTTCAAATGGAAAAAATAGCTATAAAATAATCTATCATGAAAAGAGATTAAAAAAGCCATTGATTAAGAAGAATGGAAAGCTTGTTGAAGCTACATGGGATGAGGCTTTAAGCTTTATTGCAGAGAAATTAAAGAATTATAATGCTGATGATATAACCTTCATAGCCTCTGGAAAATGCACAAATGAAGATAACTACGCATTAAAAAAGTTGGTTGATAGCTTAAAAGCTAAAATTGGGCATTGTATCTGCAACTCTCCAAAGGTAAATTATGCTGAGGTTTCTACAACAATTGATGATATTGAGAACGCAAAAAACATTATAATTATTGGTGATGTCTTCTCTGAACATGCGTTAATTGGTAGAAAAGTTATTAAGGCAAAAGAAAAAGGATCTAAGGTAACAATTTTTAACACAGAGGAGAAGGAAATCCTAAAGCTAAATGCCGATGAATTTGTGAAGGTTGATAGTTATTTAGGTGTTGATTTGAGTAATGTCGATAAAAATACCATTATCATAATTAATGCCCCAGTAAATGTTGATGAGATAATTAAAACTGCAAAGGAAAATAAAGCTAAGGTTTTGCCAGTTGCGAAGCACTGCAATACAGTTGGAGCAACACTTATAGGCATCCCTGCTTTAAATAAGGATGAATATTTTGAATTATTAAAAAATTCAAAGTTCTTATACATAATGGGAGAGAATCCAGCTTTAGTTGATAAAGATGTCTTAAAAAATGTTGAATTTTTAGTTGTCCAAGATATTATAATGACTGAGACAGCGGAGATGGCAGATGTTGTTTTGCCTTCAACATGCTGGGCTGAAAAGGATGGGACGTTTATAAACACTGATAAGAGAATTCAGAAAATAAATAAAGCTGTAAATCCTCCTGGAGATGCTATGGATGATTGGCTTATAATAAAAAGCTTAGCTGAAAAGCTTGGTAGTGATTTGGGCTTTAACTCCTTAGAGGATATACAACAGGATATTCACAGGAATAAACTTCTATAA
- a CDS encoding double-cubane-cluster-containing anaerobic reductase, producing MMKLKAIEKLMQKFASRKEQLYKQKEEGRKVFGMFCAYVPIEIILAANAIPVGLCGGKNDTIPIAEEDLPRNLCPLIKSSYGFKKAKTCPYFEASDIVIGETTCEGKKKMFELMERLVPMHIMHLPHMKDEDSLKIWIKEVEKLKELVEKETGNKITEEKLKETVDKVNKVRELFYKLYELRKNKPAPIKGLDVLKLFQFAYLLDIDDTIGILEDLIEELEERVKKGEGYEGKRILITGCPMVAGNNKIVEIIEEVGGVVVGEESCTGTRFFENFVEGYSVEDIAKRYFKIPCACRFKNDERVENIKRLVKELDVDGVVYYTLQYCHTFNIEGAKVEEALKEEGIPIIRIETDYSESDREQLKTRLEAFIEMI from the coding sequence ATGATGAAATTAAAGGCAATTGAAAAGTTGATGCAAAAATTCGCCAGTAGAAAAGAACAGCTATATAAGCAAAAAGAAGAAGGTAGAAAAGTTTTTGGAATGTTCTGTGCCTATGTTCCAATAGAAATAATTTTAGCAGCAAATGCAATCCCAGTTGGTTTGTGTGGAGGTAAAAATGACACAATCCCAATAGCAGAGGAGGATTTGCCAAGAAACCTATGCCCATTAATAAAATCATCCTATGGTTTTAAGAAGGCAAAAACCTGCCCTTACTTTGAAGCATCTGATATAGTTATTGGAGAAACTACCTGTGAAGGAAAGAAGAAGATGTTTGAGTTGATGGAGAGATTGGTGCCAATGCATATAATGCACCTCCCACACATGAAAGATGAAGATTCTTTGAAAATCTGGATTAAAGAAGTTGAAAAGCTAAAAGAATTGGTTGAGAAAGAGACTGGAAATAAAATAACAGAGGAAAAGTTAAAAGAGACAGTTGATAAAGTAAATAAAGTTAGGGAGTTGTTTTATAAACTCTATGAATTGAGGAAGAATAAACCAGCTCCAATTAAGGGTTTAGATGTTTTAAAATTATTCCAGTTTGCCTATTTATTGGATATTGATGACACAATAGGGATTTTAGAGGATTTAATTGAGGAGTTAGAGGAGAGAGTTAAAAAAGGAGAAGGTTATGAAGGAAAGAGAATTTTAATAACTGGCTGTCCAATGGTTGCTGGAAACAATAAGATTGTTGAAATTATTGAGGAAGTTGGAGGAGTAGTTGTTGGTGAAGAAAGCTGCACTGGAACAAGATTCTTTGAAAACTTTGTTGAGGGCTATAGCGTAGAGGACATTGCAAAAAGATACTTTAAAATCCCATGTGCTTGTAGATTTAAAAACGATGAGAGAGTTGAAAATATAAAGAGATTGGTTAAAGAGTTGGACGTCGATGGAGTTGTTTATTACACTTTGCAGTATTGCCATACATTTAACATAGAGGGAGCTAAGGTAGAGGAGGCATTAAAAGAGGAGGGCATTCCAATTATAAGAATTGAAACTGACTATTCTGAAAGTGATAGAGAGCAGTTAAAAACAAGGTTGGAGGCATTTATTGAGATGATTTAA
- a CDS encoding sugar phosphate isomerase/epimerase family protein, producing the protein MIAICMRSKEGFLFNNKLMDWGLHYNPKIVKDNNIIGYHAPILDLDKKESIIILKNIIENIKGRDYLTIHLHNGKYGKINKETLIENLSIVNEFAEKNGIKLCIENLRKGFSSNPNNIIEIADEINCYITFDVGHIPYNRRLEFLEICSDRVYNSHVYEIEVDGKHLPPKNLNNLKPILDRLLDIKCKMFLIELMDIKEVLRTERMLKDYLEMYR; encoded by the coding sequence ATGATAGCTATATGCATGCGTTCCAAGGAGGGGTTTCTTTTTAACAACAAGTTGATGGATTGGGGATTGCATTACAACCCAAAGATAGTAAAAGACAACAACATTATTGGTTATCATGCTCCAATTTTGGATTTGGATAAAAAAGAGAGCATTATTATTTTAAAAAACATAATTGAAAACATTAAGGGTAGGGATTATCTAACAATCCACTTGCACAATGGAAAATATGGGAAAATTAACAAAGAGACATTAATTGAAAATTTATCGATTGTTAATGAATTTGCAGAGAAAAATGGAATAAAATTATGCATAGAGAATTTAAGGAAAGGATTTTCATCGAATCCGAATAATATAATTGAGATAGCCGATGAAATTAACTGTTATATAACGTTTGATGTTGGGCATATTCCTTATAATAGAAGGTTGGAGTTCTTAGAAATCTGCTCAGATAGAGTTTATAACTCTCACGTTTATGAGATTGAAGTTGATGGAAAGCACCTACCACCCAAAAATCTCAACAATTTAAAGCCGATATTGGATAGGCTCTTAGACATTAAATGTAAAATGTTTTTGATTGAATTGATGGATATTAAAGAGGTTTTAAGAACTGAGAGAATGTTAAAAGATTATTTAGAGATGTATAGGTGA
- the apgM2 gene encoding 2,3-bisphosphoglycerate-independent phosphoglycerate mutase ApgM2 produces the protein MRAILILLDGLGDRASEILNNKTPLQFAKTPNLDRLAENGMCGLMTTYKEGIPLGTEVAHFLLWGYSLEEFPGRGVIEALGEDIEIEKNAIYLRASLGFVKKDEKGFLVIDRRTKDISREEIEKLVDSLPTCVDGYKFELFYSFDVHFILKIKERNGWISDKISDSDPFYKNRYVMKVKAIRELCKSEVEYSKAKDTARALNKYLLNVYKILQNHKINRKRRKLEKMPANFLLTKWASRYKRVESFKEKWGMNAVILAESSLFKGLAKFLGMDFIKIESFEEGIDLIPELDYDFIHLHTKETDEAAHTKNPLNKVKVIEKIDKLIGNLKLREDDLLIITADHSTPSVGNLIHSGESVPILFYGKNVRVDNVKEFNEISCSNGHLRIRGEELMHLILNYTDRALLYGLRSGDRLRYYIPKDDEIDLLEG, from the coding sequence ATGAGGGCTATTTTAATTCTATTGGATGGTTTGGGAGATAGAGCATCCGAAATTTTGAATAACAAAACTCCTCTACAATTTGCAAAGACTCCAAATTTAGATAGATTAGCTGAAAACGGCATGTGTGGCTTAATGACTACGTATAAAGAAGGCATCCCTTTAGGGACAGAAGTAGCTCATTTTCTACTTTGGGGCTACTCCTTAGAAGAATTTCCAGGGAGAGGAGTTATTGAAGCTTTAGGGGAGGATATAGAGATAGAGAAAAATGCCATTTATCTGAGGGCATCTTTAGGCTTTGTTAAAAAGGATGAGAAGGGATTTTTAGTTATAGACAGAAGAACAAAAGATATAAGCAGAGAAGAGATTGAGAAGTTGGTTGATTCCCTCCCTACATGCGTAGATGGATATAAGTTTGAGCTTTTCTATTCTTTTGACGTCCATTTTATATTAAAAATTAAAGAAAGAAATGGATGGATTTCAGATAAAATCTCAGATTCTGACCCATTTTATAAAAATAGGTATGTTATGAAAGTTAAAGCAATAAGAGAGCTTTGTAAAAGTGAGGTAGAGTATAGCAAGGCAAAAGACACTGCAAGGGCGTTAAATAAATATCTTTTAAACGTCTATAAAATTCTACAAAACCATAAGATAAATAGAAAGAGAAGGAAGTTGGAGAAGATGCCAGCAAACTTTTTATTGACAAAATGGGCATCAAGATATAAGAGGGTAGAGAGCTTTAAAGAGAAATGGGGAATGAATGCTGTTATTTTAGCAGAAAGCTCACTATTCAAAGGATTAGCTAAATTCTTAGGTATGGATTTTATAAAAATTGAGAGCTTTGAGGAAGGGATAGACTTAATTCCAGAGTTGGATTATGATTTCATCCATCTGCATACAAAAGAAACAGATGAAGCAGCTCACACTAAAAATCCATTAAATAAGGTTAAAGTCATTGAAAAGATTGATAAGCTTATAGGAAATTTAAAGCTTAGGGAGGATGATTTACTGATAATAACTGCAGACCATTCAACTCCCTCTGTAGGGAATTTAATCCATTCTGGAGAAAGTGTGCCAATCTTATTTTACGGCAAAAATGTTAGAGTTGATAATGTTAAAGAATTTAATGAAATAAGTTGTTCAAATGGGCATTTAAGAATAAGAGGGGAGGAATTGATGCATTTAATTTTAAACTATACGGATAGGGCTTTACTGTATGGTTTAAGGTCTGGAGATAGGTTGAGGTATTATATTCCAAAGGATGATGAAATAGATTTATTAGAGGGATAA
- a CDS encoding DUF3343 domain-containing protein: protein MIGKLKNLFKLGKGKKEEKAKKSLEGKGLIIFENTKDAMRAESILKDKYKIKVVAPPPEIREGCDLAIEYELIDEFGIKRELESNDIKPLKFISLNDYSLKPLELIKVKEVDGFILVRCGNMKITIDKEGNIVNISGGGCPDVPYLALKLKGRNIKDIKEEETPKNLGFTLCAYILNKGSSQRGHSWTIIDFEVLSI from the coding sequence TTGATAGGAAAATTAAAGAATCTTTTTAAATTAGGAAAAGGGAAAAAAGAAGAAAAAGCTAAAAAGAGTTTAGAAGGAAAAGGATTAATTATATTTGAAAACACAAAAGACGCAATGAGAGCAGAGAGCATTTTAAAAGACAAATATAAAATTAAGGTTGTTGCTCCCCCTCCAGAAATTAGAGAGGGCTGTGATTTGGCAATAGAGTATGAATTAATAGATGAATTTGGAATTAAAAGAGAATTAGAAAGTAATGATATAAAGCCGTTGAAGTTTATCTCTCTAAATGATTATTCTTTAAAACCTCTTGAATTAATAAAAGTTAAAGAGGTAGATGGCTTTATATTGGTCAGATGTGGAAATATGAAAATAACTATTGATAAAGAGGGAAATATAGTCAATATCTCTGGTGGAGGATGTCCAGATGTACCTTATTTAGCATTAAAATTAAAAGGAAGGAATATTAAAGATATTAAAGAGGAAGAAACACCAAAGAATTTGGGATTTACATTGTGTGCTTATATATTAAATAAGGGGTCTTCCCAACGTGGTCATTCATGGACAATTATAGATTTTGAGGTACTTTCCATTTAA
- a CDS encoding IS607 family transposase — protein sequence MERHYTLKEASKILGVSIKTLQRWDKAGKIKCIRTLGGKRRVPESEIKRILGIKDKEQRKIIGYARVSFNAQKDDLERQIQLIKSYAEENGWDIQILKDIGSGLNEKRKNYKKLLKMVMNRKVEKVIIAYPDRLTRFGFETLKEFFKSYGTEIVIINKKHKTPQEELVEDLITIVSHFAGKLYGMHSHKYKKLTKTVKEIVREEDAKEKE from the coding sequence ATGGAGCGACATTATACTTTAAAAGAGGCATCGAAAATCTTGGGAGTTTCGATTAAAACGTTGCAACGATGGGATAAAGCAGGGAAGATTAAATGTATCAGAACCTTAGGAGGAAAAAGAAGAGTTCCAGAAAGTGAGATAAAACGAATCTTAGGAATTAAGGATAAAGAACAAAGAAAAATTATCGGCTATGCAAGAGTTTCATTTAACGCGCAAAAAGATGATTTAGAGAGGCAAATACAACTAATAAAATCCTATGCAGAGGAAAACGGTTGGGATATACAAATACTGAAAGATATTGGTAGCGGTTTAAACGAAAAGAGGAAAAATTACAAAAAACTTTTAAAAATGGTTATGAATCGAAAGGTTGAGAAGGTAATAATTGCCTATCCAGATAGATTAACGAGATTTGGCTTTGAAACGTTAAAGGAATTCTTTAAATCTTACGGAACGGAAATTGTAATCATAAATAAAAAGCATAAGACACCACAGGAAGAGTTAGTAGAAGACTTAATAACAATCGTTTCTCACTTTGCTGGAAAACTTTACGGAATGCATTCTCATAAGTATAAAAAGCTTACAAAAACAGTTAAAGAAATCGTAAGGGAGGAGGATGCCAAAGAAAAAGAATAA
- a CDS encoding transposase → MGYNPSKKCWYFGYKATFITDGKYLMLLFINPANQHDKDILEENYKEIIRDFKNCVIIGDKGYIDKGLQNLFKLGGVYFIPIKRKNMIKPNEEAKKYKELNKLRKAIETNLSKLAESFPRHIRAVSKKGLSAKLLLFTIAYNIQHKRINK, encoded by the coding sequence ATTGGTTACAATCCATCGAAAAAATGTTGGTATTTTGGATATAAAGCAACTTTCATTACCGATGGGAAGTATTTAATGTTACTGTTTATAAATCCAGCAAATCAGCACGATAAGGATATTTTAGAGGAAAATTATAAAGAAATCATTAGGGACTTCAAAAACTGTGTAATAATCGGAGATAAGGGCTATATTGATAAAGGTCTCCAAAATCTATTTAAACTCGGAGGCGTTTATTTCATCCCAATAAAAAGAAAAAACATGATAAAACCGAATGAAGAAGCTAAAAAATATAAAGAGCTGAATAAATTAAGAAAGGCAATCGAAACAAACTTATCCAAATTGGCAGAGTCATTCCCAAGGCACATCCGAGCTGTAAGCAAGAAAGGTTTAAGTGCTAAGCTTTTACTCTTCACAATCGCTTACAACATACAACATAAAAGAATCAATAAATGA
- a CDS encoding IS6 family transposase yields MRLTIEVIKEKIVERKLFKRNRKSIEVKILAGLLYYLGLSLRKVSLFLSQFEDISHESVRIYYHKIKEVLNEPERKERNLIAIDEIKLKVGDKYIYAWSAIDVETKECLGVYISKTRNYLDTILFVKSILKFCSNKPKILVDGGKWYPWALRKLGLEFEKVKFGLRNCVESFFSVLKRRTKAFFNRFPNNSKFDTVISWIKSFMMFYNWVKSLT; encoded by the coding sequence ATGAGGCTCACAATAGAAGTTATAAAGGAGAAAATCGTAGAGAGGAAGCTTTTTAAAAGGAATAGGAAATCGATAGAGGTTAAAATCTTAGCAGGGCTTTTGTATTACCTCGGATTATCGTTAAGGAAGGTAAGTTTATTCCTTTCCCAATTCGAAGACATAAGCCACGAATCGGTTAGAATTTATTATCACAAGATTAAAGAAGTTTTAAACGAGCCAGAAAGAAAGGAAAGAAACTTAATTGCAATCGATGAGATTAAACTAAAGGTTGGAGACAAATATATTTATGCATGGTCTGCCATCGATGTAGAAACGAAAGAATGCTTAGGAGTTTATATATCGAAGACAAGAAATTACCTCGATACTATATTATTCGTTAAGAGTATATTAAAATTTTGCTCGAATAAGCCAAAGATTTTAGTTGACGGTGGAAAGTGGTATCCGTGGGCGTTGCGAAAATTAGGCTTAGAATTCGAAAAAGTTAAATTCGGACTAAGAAATTGTGTAGAAAGCTTCTTCTCAGTGCTTAAACGAAGAACAAAAGCATTCTTTAATAGGTTTCCTAATAATAGTAAATTCGATACAGTTATTAGCTGGATTAAAAGCTTCATGATGTTCTACAATTGGGTAAAATCATTAACTTGA
- a CDS encoding class III signal peptide-containing protein gives MIFKKRKGQLTLEFILLILGMTVVGIVITMGLVEKSPIFIGDKPLEVKKETMGLFINESKFNLTVENTTISNLGNNNTESNNSNNETGGGYLYIRVSGSSKGLITKDLIVSGDAKDVSGDISKTINSKCVEENAIGEVYGDIYLEGSANYKLGNLLCINKFQTYLTGSGSLKVYVPYIQEFIIRDKNSGESQIGGSVSLTVGNTNINRFYVEKITGGAKVKFKDFAINTFETNSGNFGGGAETVFENGRISTMKLGDIVSGGNVKFKNVNIGNMIINNMIGSPTFELSNSTINNMKINKLIGSPKILVEDSSIINSLETDQLGGSDIEVKDGSIIKEITIHGSTGTNGKIFVGYGGKVEKLFVEGNINSRIDLKGFSGLIDVSIGNIAGGGKLYVDNVIGNSISTGIIGNNKGLEIEDSSLSVVNIEGVSNSGSAFIKNTLIYQLKINSLPDWGSDMTLNKVNITKLSINEIRNGKLTIKNSEIGELHITKISGKGKIIVKKSYVNGKYYKKLVIKKSNYKKWS, from the coding sequence ATGATTTTCAAAAAAAGAAAAGGGCAACTCACATTAGAATTCATTTTATTAATTTTAGGTATGACAGTTGTTGGAATTGTTATTACTATGGGATTAGTAGAAAAAAGTCCAATATTTATTGGAGATAAACCATTAGAAGTTAAAAAAGAAACTATGGGATTGTTCATAAATGAATCGAAATTTAATTTAACAGTTGAAAATACTACAATATCAAATTTAGGTAATAATAATACAGAATCGAACAACTCAAATAATGAAACTGGTGGAGGGTATCTTTATATAAGAGTTTCAGGAAGTTCAAAAGGTCTAATAACGAAAGATTTAATAGTATCTGGAGATGCTAAAGATGTTTCTGGAGACATTTCTAAAACTATAAATAGTAAATGTGTTGAAGAAAATGCTATTGGAGAAGTTTATGGAGATATATATTTAGAAGGTAGTGCTAATTACAAATTAGGTAATTTATTATGTATAAATAAATTCCAGACATATTTAACTGGTAGCGGAAGCTTAAAAGTATATGTTCCGTATATACAGGAATTCATAATAAGGGACAAAAATAGCGGAGAATCTCAAATTGGAGGAAGTGTTTCACTTACTGTGGGTAATACAAATATTAATAGATTTTATGTTGAAAAGATAACTGGAGGAGCTAAAGTAAAATTTAAGGACTTTGCTATAAATACATTTGAAACTAATAGTGGTAACTTTGGAGGAGGGGCAGAGACAGTATTTGAAAATGGACGAATATCTACAATGAAATTAGGGGATATTGTAAGTGGAGGAAATGTAAAGTTTAAAAACGTAAATATTGGAAATATGATAATAAACAATATGATAGGAAGCCCAACATTTGAGCTTTCAAATTCAACAATAAACAATATGAAAATAAATAAATTAATTGGCAGCCCAAAAATATTAGTAGAGGATAGTTCAATTATAAATTCCTTAGAAACAGACCAATTAGGTGGAAGTGACATTGAAGTTAAAGATGGAAGTATAATAAAAGAAATTACAATACACGGTTCTACCGGAACAAACGGGAAGATATTTGTTGGATATGGGGGCAAAGTTGAAAAGTTGTTTGTAGAAGGCAATATCAATTCAAGAATTGATCTTAAAGGATTTAGTGGGCTTATAGATGTTAGTATTGGAAATATTGCTGGCGGAGGAAAATTATATGTTGATAATGTAATTGGAAATTCAATATCAACAGGAATTATTGGGAACAATAAGGGATTAGAAATTGAAGATTCAAGTTTGTCAGTTGTGAATATTGAAGGTGTATCAAATTCTGGAAGTGCATTTATTAAAAATACCCTCATATATCAGTTAAAGATTAATTCATTACCTGATTGGGGTTCAGATATGACGCTTAATAAAGTTAATATAACAAAATTATCTATTAATGAAATTAGAAATGGAAAACTTACTATTAAAAATTCAGAAATTGGTGAGTTGCATATTACTAAAATTTCAGGAAAAGGAAAAATAATTGTAAAAAAGTCTTATGTAAATGGAAAATACTATAAGAAGTTAGTAATCAAAAAGAGTAATTATAAGAAATGGAGTTAA
- the gatE gene encoding Glu-tRNA(Gln) amidotransferase subunit GatE, which yields MEINYEKVGLKVGLEIHQQLNTKRKLFCHCPTILRDDEPDGEIVRVLRPSLSEMGEVDRAALIEARKGKKFIYQFYNDTTCLVELDEEPPHPPSEEALRIALEVALLMNMNVVDVAYTMRKIVIDGSNTSGFQRTIFLARDGYIETSEGKVGITSLCLEEDAARKIEDRGDAVVYNLDRLGIPLVEISTAPDIKTPKMAKEAARRIGEILRATGKVKRGLGTIRQDINISIKDGARIEVKGVQDLDLIEKVVENEVIRQLNLLKIRDELRERNAEVVEKIFDVTEIFKDCKSKIIQNALKKKNGKVKAVLLKGFAGLVGKEIQPGRRLGTEFSDRAKVIAGVGGLFHTDELPKYGITEEEVKKLKEFVNAEENDAVIIVADEESKVDRALEAVIERAKEALIGVPEETRRALEDGNTAYLRPLPGAARMYPETDIPPIIIKKEFIEEIRANLPELPEEKFERFKKEYKLNDELAKKMVLSYYVDLFEDLCKKFKNVKPVLIATTLEGTLKEIKREGYDIDKLEDRHLEETFKALSEGKIAKEGIVEVLKGFCEFPDKSIDEILEIKGLKGLSKEEVEKIIEGIIKEHLNVVKEKGEKAYGFLMGRCMAKLRGKADGKLVNDILRKKLKEI from the coding sequence ATGGAGATTAACTATGAAAAAGTTGGTTTAAAGGTTGGGTTAGAAATTCATCAACAGTTAAATACAAAGAGAAAGTTATTCTGCCACTGTCCAACAATTTTAAGAGATGATGAACCAGATGGAGAGATTGTTAGAGTTTTAAGACCTTCATTAAGTGAAATGGGAGAAGTTGATAGAGCTGCTTTAATAGAGGCAAGGAAAGGGAAGAAATTCATTTATCAATTTTATAATGACACAACATGTTTGGTTGAGTTGGATGAAGAACCTCCACATCCACCAAGTGAAGAGGCTTTAAGGATAGCGTTAGAGGTTGCTTTATTGATGAATATGAACGTGGTTGATGTTGCATACACAATGAGAAAGATAGTTATTGACGGTTCAAACACTTCTGGATTTCAAAGAACCATATTTTTAGCAAGAGATGGATATATAGAAACATCTGAGGGAAAAGTAGGAATAACAAGCTTATGTTTAGAGGAAGATGCTGCAAGAAAGATAGAAGATAGAGGGGATGCAGTTGTTTATAACTTAGATAGGTTGGGAATTCCATTGGTTGAGATTTCAACAGCTCCCGACATAAAGACTCCAAAGATGGCTAAAGAGGCAGCAAGAAGAATTGGAGAGATATTAAGAGCCACTGGAAAGGTTAAGAGAGGTTTAGGGACTATAAGGCAGGATATAAACATATCAATTAAAGATGGAGCAAGAATAGAGGTTAAGGGAGTTCAAGACTTAGATTTAATTGAAAAGGTTGTAGAGAATGAAGTTATAAGGCAACTAAACTTATTAAAGATTAGAGATGAATTAAGAGAAAGAAATGCAGAGGTTGTTGAGAAGATATTTGATGTTACAGAGATATTTAAAGACTGTAAATCAAAAATTATACAAAATGCTTTAAAGAAAAAGAATGGAAAGGTTAAGGCAGTTTTATTAAAAGGATTTGCTGGTTTAGTTGGAAAAGAGATTCAGCCAGGAAGAAGATTAGGAACTGAATTTTCAGATAGGGCCAAGGTTATAGCTGGCGTTGGAGGGCTTTTCCACACTGATGAGTTGCCAAAATATGGTATTACAGAGGAGGAAGTTAAAAAACTTAAAGAGTTTGTTAATGCAGAAGAAAATGATGCTGTAATTATTGTTGCAGATGAGGAAAGCAAGGTAGATAGGGCGTTAGAGGCTGTAATAGAGAGGGCTAAAGAGGCATTAATAGGAGTTCCAGAGGAAACAAGAAGGGCTTTAGAGGATGGAAATACTGCATATCTAAGACCGCTACCTGGAGCCGCAAGAATGTATCCTGAAACCGATATCCCACCAATAATTATAAAGAAGGAGTTTATTGAGGAGATTAGAGCTAATCTGCCAGAACTTCCAGAGGAGAAGTTTGAGAGGTTTAAGAAAGAATATAAATTAAATGATGAATTAGCTAAAAAGATGGTTTTAAGTTATTACGTTGATTTATTTGAAGATCTATGTAAGAAATTTAAGAATGTTAAGCCGGTTTTAATTGCTACAACCTTAGAAGGGACATTGAAGGAGATTAAAAGAGAAGGATATGATATTGATAAGTTGGAGGATAGACATTTAGAAGAGACCTTTAAAGCTCTATCTGAAGGTAAGATAGCTAAAGAGGGAATTGTTGAGGTTTTAAAAGGCTTTTGTGAGTTTCCAGATAAAAGTATAGATGAGATTTTAGAAATTAAAGGATTAAAAGGATTATCTAAGGAAGAAGTTGAAAAGATTATTGAGGGCATAATTAAAGAACATTTAAATGTGGTTAAAGAAAAAGGAGAAAAGGCCTATGGATTTTTAATGGGTAGATGTATGGCAAAGCTAAGAGGAAAAGCGGATGGAAAGTTAGTTAATGATATATTGAGAAAAAAGTTAAAGGAGATTTAA